A region of Microbacterium suwonense DNA encodes the following proteins:
- a CDS encoding DoxX family protein, with the protein MASARVKQGRRAARIGPASDTGHGSTPTRTAARWGLAVLLGAAGIGHLSWGRRGFRITVPDWAVRVLRLDKDAIVIASGVVELLLAAALLMLPNERTRVGRIVAAFFVAVFPGNVHQWRTGRSAPLLDTDRRRFIRLLLQPVFIVWALWSTASFNGRRHGS; encoded by the coding sequence ATGGCCAGTGCGCGCGTGAAGCAGGGTCGCAGAGCGGCCCGCATCGGCCCGGCATCCGACACGGGACATGGCAGCACTCCCACGCGAACCGCAGCGCGGTGGGGTCTCGCCGTCCTGCTCGGCGCGGCGGGCATCGGACATCTCAGCTGGGGGAGGCGTGGCTTCCGCATCACGGTGCCGGACTGGGCGGTGCGGGTGCTGCGTCTGGACAAGGATGCGATCGTCATTGCATCCGGTGTCGTCGAACTCCTGCTCGCCGCCGCGCTGTTGATGTTGCCGAACGAGCGCACCCGCGTCGGCAGGATCGTCGCGGCATTCTTCGTCGCCGTGTTCCCGGGCAACGTGCATCAGTGGCGTACAGGCCGCTCGGCGCCGCTGCTGGACACCGATCGCCGCCGCTTCATCCGACTGCTCCTGCAGCCCGTCTTCATCGTCTGGGCGCTGTGGAGCACGGCGTCTTTCAACGGCCGCCGACACGGTTCCTGA
- a CDS encoding NYN domain-containing protein has product MADATGRVAVYLDFDNIVISWYDRVHGRNAYGKDRQRITENPHDAEVAERLKQAMIEVGAIIDYASSFGTLVLTRAYADWSSPVNAEYRSQLVARAVDLVQLFPAAAYAKNGADIRLAVDAVEDMFRLPDLTHVVIVAGDSDYVPLAQRCKRLGRYVIGVGVAGSTAKSLAAACDEFESYDSLPGVVRPTKPVDAAPPPGKGAPEAKEKSEAKTPAKSRRARSAPKNDEQGKRRRCWSARCVWDTTRRMPMNGCTPPQ; this is encoded by the coding sequence ATGGCTGACGCAACCGGACGCGTCGCCGTCTATCTCGACTTCGACAACATCGTCATCTCCTGGTACGACCGGGTTCACGGCCGCAACGCCTATGGCAAGGACCGTCAGCGCATCACCGAGAATCCGCACGATGCCGAGGTCGCCGAACGTCTGAAGCAGGCGATGATCGAGGTCGGCGCGATCATCGACTACGCGTCGTCGTTCGGCACGCTGGTGCTCACGCGCGCCTATGCGGACTGGTCCTCGCCGGTGAACGCCGAGTACCGCTCGCAGCTCGTGGCGCGCGCCGTCGACCTCGTGCAGCTGTTCCCCGCCGCCGCCTACGCGAAGAACGGCGCCGACATCCGCCTGGCTGTGGATGCCGTCGAGGACATGTTCCGGCTGCCCGACCTTACGCATGTCGTGATCGTCGCGGGTGACAGCGACTACGTGCCGCTTGCGCAGCGATGCAAGCGTCTGGGTCGCTACGTGATCGGCGTCGGAGTGGCCGGTTCCACGGCCAAATCGCTGGCGGCGGCGTGCGACGAGTTCGAATCGTACGACTCGCTGCCCGGCGTGGTGCGGCCGACGAAGCCGGTGGATGCCGCTCCCCCGCCCGGCAAGGGTGCACCCGAGGCCAAGGAGAAGTCCGAGGCGAAGACCCCGGCGAAGAGTCGCAGGGCCAGGTCCGCCCCCAAGAACGACGAGCAGGGGAAGCGACGGCGCTGCTGGAGCGCGCGCTGCGTCTGGGACACGACAAGGCGGATGCCGATGAATGGCTGCACGCCTCCGCAGTGA
- a CDS encoding PLDc N-terminal domain-containing protein → MGYLVSLLVVALMVFALVDIIRRDDSQVKYMPKLVWLLLVILLPFIGSVLWFGIGREYPEGGIRLERPARREAARPSQPTAPTVPIDTRTTEQQIADLDREIEEWRLRQEIAKRKRERGESADEA, encoded by the coding sequence ATGGGATACCTGGTCTCGCTGCTGGTGGTGGCGCTGATGGTGTTCGCTCTGGTGGACATCATCCGTCGCGACGACTCGCAGGTGAAGTACATGCCGAAGTTGGTCTGGCTGCTGCTGGTGATCCTGCTGCCCTTCATCGGGAGCGTGCTGTGGTTCGGCATCGGACGGGAATACCCCGAGGGCGGCATCCGGCTCGAACGCCCCGCGCGCCGGGAAGCCGCCCGGCCGTCTCAGCCGACTGCGCCGACCGTGCCGATCGACACCCGCACCACCGAGCAGCAGATCGCGGATCTCGATCGCGAGATCGAGGAGTGGCGGCTGCGGCAGGAGATCGCGAAGCGCAAGCGCGAGCGCGGGGAGTCAGCGGACGAGGCCTGA
- a CDS encoding DUF305 domain-containing protein, which produces MFAQMMVPHHVQAVEMSDLILAKDDIDPRVVTLAEEIKAAQKPEIDTLNTMLETWGMPQAATDGMSMGHGGHMDGMMTEEDMQALEAATGPDASRLFLEQMIVHHEGAVEMAQAQVDSGVNPDAVAMAQAIIDTQNGEIETMRDILLSL; this is translated from the coding sequence ATGTTCGCGCAGATGATGGTCCCTCACCATGTGCAGGCCGTCGAGATGTCCGACCTGATTCTCGCGAAGGATGACATCGACCCTCGTGTTGTCACCCTCGCCGAAGAAATCAAAGCCGCACAAAAGCCTGAGATCGACACGCTCAACACCATGCTCGAAACCTGGGGCATGCCACAGGCCGCAACCGATGGCATGAGCATGGGCCACGGCGGCCACATGGACGGCATGATGACCGAGGAAGACATGCAGGCACTCGAAGCCGCAACTGGACCCGACGCAAGCCGACTGTTCCTGGAGCAGATGATCGTGCATCACGAGGGTGCCGTGGAGATGGCGCAAGCTCAGGTCGATTCCGGGGTGAATCCGGATGCCGTCGCGATGGCACAGGCGATCATCGACACCCAGAACGGTGAGATCGAGACCATGCGCGACATCTTGCTGAGCCTCTAA
- a CDS encoding Gfo/Idh/MocA family protein — MTGLRWGILATGGIAAAFASDLRTAGLDLVAVGSRSQASADAFAARFDIPRAHASYEALAADPDVDIIYVSTPHPMHHAGARLALEHGKHALVEKSFTLNRPQAEDLQRLAAEKGLLVMEAMWTRYLPHMVRLREIIAAGTIGEIRAVMADHTQKITADPTHRLNALELGGGALLDLAIYPISFVWDVLGEPVSIQASARLMETGADAEVATVMTHAGGAISTTLSSSRTAGPNTATVLGTEARIEIDRIWYTPTSFRVVAPDGTVLEEYRSEVDGRGMQYQALAAERFVAAGLLKGLELPISESVGIMGTLDEIRRQIGVTYPEER, encoded by the coding sequence ATGACCGGACTTCGCTGGGGCATCCTCGCCACGGGCGGCATCGCCGCCGCCTTCGCATCCGACCTGCGCACGGCGGGTCTCGACCTCGTCGCGGTGGGCTCGCGATCACAGGCCTCGGCCGATGCGTTCGCCGCACGCTTCGACATCCCCCGCGCCCACGCCTCTTACGAAGCGCTGGCCGCTGACCCCGACGTCGACATCATCTACGTCTCCACACCGCATCCGATGCACCACGCGGGCGCACGGCTGGCGCTGGAGCACGGCAAGCACGCGCTGGTCGAGAAATCGTTCACGCTCAATCGCCCGCAGGCCGAGGACCTGCAGCGCCTCGCGGCGGAGAAGGGGCTGCTCGTCATGGAGGCCATGTGGACCCGGTACCTCCCGCACATGGTGCGCCTGCGCGAGATCATCGCGGCAGGCACGATCGGCGAGATCCGCGCGGTGATGGCCGATCACACCCAGAAGATCACCGCCGACCCGACCCACCGGCTGAATGCGCTGGAACTCGGCGGAGGGGCGCTGCTGGATCTGGCGATCTACCCGATCTCCTTCGTCTGGGACGTGCTCGGCGAGCCGGTGAGCATCCAGGCGTCGGCGCGTCTCATGGAGACGGGAGCGGATGCCGAGGTCGCGACGGTGATGACGCACGCGGGTGGAGCCATCTCGACCACGCTCTCTTCGTCGCGGACCGCAGGGCCGAACACGGCGACCGTGCTCGGCACCGAGGCTCGTATCGAGATCGACCGGATCTGGTACACCCCGACGTCCTTCCGTGTCGTCGCCCCCGACGGCACAGTGCTGGAGGAATATCGATCCGAGGTCGACGGGCGCGGCATGCAATACCAGGCTCTCGCAGCCGAGCGATTCGTCGCTGCCGGGCTGCTGAAGGGCCTCGAACTCCCGATCAGTGAATCGGTCGGAATCATGGGGACGCTCGATGAGATCCGCCGCCAGATCGGCGTCACCTACCCTGAGGAGCGCTGA
- a CDS encoding CueP family metal-binding protein, translated as MSATEIIDTLDRMNVSDRPADLIASVQPDALVLTDNVTEVSLDMPDDVTYVSVAPFVSQTHECFYHSLTTCRGELSAQQIEVRFIDDATGDVILEETTTTFDNGFAGFWLPRDLSGTIEVTYDGKTGETPFSTANDAATCITTLQLT; from the coding sequence ATGTCGGCGACGGAGATCATCGACACGCTCGACCGGATGAACGTAAGCGACCGACCTGCCGACTTGATCGCATCCGTGCAGCCCGATGCCCTCGTCCTGACCGACAACGTCACCGAAGTCTCCTTGGACATGCCGGATGACGTGACCTATGTCTCGGTCGCCCCCTTCGTGTCGCAGACTCACGAGTGCTTTTACCACAGCCTCACGACCTGCCGAGGAGAACTCTCTGCGCAGCAAATCGAGGTGCGGTTCATCGACGATGCGACCGGTGACGTGATTCTCGAAGAGACCACGACCACGTTCGACAACGGGTTCGCTGGGTTCTGGCTCCCCCGCGACCTGAGCGGGACGATCGAGGTGACTTACGACGGGAAGACCGGCGAGACCCCGTTCTCGACCGCGAACGACGCCGCGACCTGCATCACCACGCTCCAGCTCACGTGA
- a CDS encoding fatty acid desaturase family protein encodes MSPRVRWEKAIGNCPWLPKLKGSDRLENLISLTQIETTAASKTTYGPIRQTYSGNADFPPMARAYKEVMHVVREMGLLQRTPIFYTLVGAAILLGFAGCVTGFILLGDSWFQLLIAAALGILFTQVAFLAHEAAHRQILADGPSNFRLARILAGVVGMSYSWWDSKHTKHHGNPNMVGKDPDIEVDTISFLEEDAARSRGVIRWITKRQGWLFFPLLTLEGLNLHRLSFQHLFSRGTVKGRWTELGIITLRFALLLTPLFLFLPLGMAFAFFGVMVAVFGVYMGASFAPNHKGMPIIAPDARLDFFSKQVRTSRNVTGGWWATWMFGGLNYQVEHHLFPNMSRLNLSRAREIVKDYCSANDVPYTETTVLRSYGIVIQYLNRVGLAAGDPFDCPVAAQFGRA; translated from the coding sequence ATGTCACCCCGCGTACGCTGGGAAAAAGCGATCGGCAACTGCCCTTGGCTTCCAAAGCTCAAGGGCTCCGATCGACTGGAGAATCTCATCTCTCTCACTCAGATCGAAACGACCGCGGCGTCGAAGACGACCTACGGTCCGATCCGTCAGACCTATTCCGGCAACGCCGATTTCCCGCCGATGGCACGTGCATACAAAGAGGTCATGCACGTCGTCCGTGAGATGGGGCTGCTGCAGCGCACCCCCATCTTCTACACACTCGTCGGCGCCGCGATCCTGCTCGGCTTCGCAGGCTGCGTGACCGGCTTCATCCTGCTCGGCGACAGCTGGTTCCAGCTGCTGATCGCCGCCGCGCTCGGCATCCTGTTCACCCAGGTCGCCTTCCTCGCGCACGAGGCCGCCCATCGCCAGATCCTGGCCGACGGGCCATCGAACTTCCGCCTCGCCCGCATCCTCGCGGGCGTGGTCGGGATGAGCTACTCCTGGTGGGACTCCAAGCACACCAAGCACCACGGCAACCCGAACATGGTCGGCAAGGACCCTGACATCGAGGTCGACACCATCTCGTTCCTCGAGGAGGATGCGGCACGCTCGCGCGGCGTCATCCGCTGGATCACCAAGCGTCAGGGCTGGCTGTTCTTCCCGCTGCTGACGCTCGAGGGGCTGAACCTGCACCGACTGAGCTTCCAGCACCTGTTCTCACGGGGCACCGTCAAGGGCCGCTGGACCGAACTGGGCATCATCACCCTGCGCTTCGCGCTGCTGCTGACGCCGCTGTTCCTGTTCCTGCCGCTCGGCATGGCCTTCGCCTTCTTCGGTGTGATGGTGGCCGTGTTCGGCGTGTACATGGGCGCATCGTTCGCCCCGAACCACAAGGGCATGCCGATCATCGCCCCCGACGCTCGCTTGGACTTCTTCTCGAAGCAGGTGCGCACCTCGCGCAACGTCACCGGCGGCTGGTGGGCGACCTGGATGTTCGGCGGCCTGAACTACCAGGTCGAGCACCACCTGTTCCCGAACATGTCGCGACTGAACCTCTCGCGAGCACGCGAGATCGTCAAGGACTACTGCTCCGCGAACGACGTGCCGTACACCGAGACGACCGTGCTGCGGTCCTACGGCATCGTCATCCAGTACCTCAACCGGGTCGGCCTCGCCGCGGGCGACCCCTTCGACTGCCCCGTCGCCGCGCAGTTCGGCCGGGCCTGA
- a CDS encoding DUF3800 domain-containing protein, whose product MYIGYFDEFGHNGLYVSREHESYKTHPVFGLGGFIIPVDNVRELSGAFRYIKESGLKEEIDVKVISQGKKVEHWEKKGSALLTTQNVEKYREVRRIIGRVLTKLEQLDAKVVFYGQEKPRGGPEAISETNAKRYDHAMKQLIQRIHWNLPDGENLMMILDKQGDRERLEVFAGAASFMFSHENATRLLEPPMEVESHLYQTVQCADWICALLGRIAAYKFDPDFEEFKWAPKYFGDRLARVTSDSSKVRAESGGKDLYPRYMGNFTTCYDPVRVPASRGSLQALKDRFSNQ is encoded by the coding sequence TTGTACATCGGCTACTTCGACGAGTTCGGTCACAACGGCCTCTACGTCAGCAGGGAGCACGAGTCGTACAAGACCCATCCAGTATTCGGTCTCGGGGGCTTCATCATCCCGGTGGACAACGTGCGTGAACTCTCCGGCGCGTTCCGATACATCAAAGAGTCCGGACTCAAAGAAGAGATCGACGTCAAGGTGATCTCGCAAGGGAAGAAGGTTGAGCACTGGGAGAAGAAGGGATCGGCCCTCCTCACCACGCAGAACGTTGAGAAGTACCGCGAGGTACGCCGCATCATTGGACGTGTACTCACGAAGCTCGAACAGTTGGACGCAAAGGTCGTCTTCTACGGTCAGGAGAAGCCGCGCGGAGGCCCCGAGGCGATCTCAGAGACCAATGCTAAACGGTACGACCACGCCATGAAGCAGCTCATCCAGCGGATCCACTGGAATCTCCCCGATGGAGAGAATCTCATGATGATCCTCGATAAGCAGGGTGACCGGGAACGTCTCGAAGTGTTCGCGGGTGCGGCCTCGTTCATGTTCTCCCACGAGAACGCCACACGGTTGCTGGAGCCCCCGATGGAGGTTGAGAGCCACCTCTACCAAACAGTGCAGTGCGCAGATTGGATCTGTGCATTGCTGGGCCGCATCGCTGCCTACAAGTTCGACCCTGATTTCGAAGAGTTCAAGTGGGCGCCCAAGTACTTCGGCGATCGTCTTGCACGAGTCACGAGTGACAGCAGCAAAGTCCGTGCTGAAAGCGGCGGCAAGGACCTCTACCCGAGATACATGGGCAACTTCACCACCTGCTATGACCCAGTGCGTGTGCCAGCATCGAGAGGTTCCCTGCAAGCGCTGAAGGATCGCTTCTCAAACCAGTAG
- a CDS encoding LLM class flavin-dependent oxidoreductase, with protein MAIDLGYWTPVYGGFLRNVRDEGRMAATWEYIREVSVKADRLGFHTTLVPELYLNDRKGTEAPSLEAWSLSAAILAATKRLRVMTAVRPGFHLPAVLAKTVSTLDSIAPGRVALNVVAAWWAEEARQFGGVFPTHDARYAQATEFVSVLNGLWERTPFSFSGDHYEFEDTIVEPKPSAHPVIFAGGESDSGREAIAGFADAYVMHGGTLDEVRANVSDMNTRSERLHGRPIAEFGMPAYVIVRDTEAEAQRELERITAVDPDSPATRPSNSSGRTPTCRWSCPSGSTPWEPAACARTWSARPSRSLSASTSMRMPASPCC; from the coding sequence ATGGCCATCGACCTCGGATACTGGACCCCCGTCTACGGCGGATTCCTGCGCAACGTGCGCGATGAGGGGCGGATGGCCGCCACCTGGGAGTACATCCGGGAGGTGTCGGTGAAGGCTGACCGGCTCGGCTTCCACACCACACTCGTCCCCGAGCTGTACCTCAACGACCGCAAGGGCACTGAGGCGCCCAGCCTGGAGGCGTGGTCGCTGTCGGCTGCCATCCTCGCCGCCACCAAGCGCCTGCGTGTGATGACGGCGGTCCGGCCCGGTTTCCATCTGCCCGCCGTGCTCGCGAAGACCGTCTCGACGCTGGACAGCATCGCCCCCGGACGCGTCGCACTGAACGTCGTGGCGGCCTGGTGGGCCGAGGAGGCGCGTCAGTTCGGCGGTGTCTTCCCCACGCATGACGCCCGCTACGCGCAGGCCACCGAGTTCGTGTCGGTGCTGAACGGACTGTGGGAGCGCACGCCGTTCTCGTTCAGCGGTGATCACTACGAGTTCGAGGACACGATCGTCGAGCCCAAGCCGTCCGCGCATCCGGTGATCTTCGCCGGTGGTGAGAGCGACTCCGGTCGCGAGGCGATCGCCGGCTTCGCCGACGCCTACGTCATGCACGGCGGCACGCTCGACGAGGTGCGGGCGAACGTCTCCGACATGAACACGCGCTCCGAGCGGCTGCACGGCCGTCCGATCGCCGAGTTCGGGATGCCGGCGTACGTCATCGTGCGCGACACCGAGGCCGAGGCGCAGCGCGAGCTGGAGCGGATCACCGCCGTTGACCCGGACTCCCCGGCTACGCGTCCTTCGAACAGTTCCGGCAGAACTCCAACCTGTCGCTGGAGCTGTCCAAGCGGGAGTACTCCGTGGGAACCCGCGGCCTGCGCCCGAACCTGGTCGGCACGGCCGAGCAGGTCGCTGAGCGCATCGACGAGTATGCGGATGCCGGCATCACCCTGCTGCTGA
- a CDS encoding OST-HTH/LOTUS domain-containing protein, which translates to MLERALRLGHDKADADEWLHASAVKTQMRRMDPSFSEKALGYRSFNDFLRSRDDIAELEESGHERMVRLREA; encoded by the coding sequence CTGCTGGAGCGCGCGCTGCGTCTGGGACACGACAAGGCGGATGCCGATGAATGGCTGCACGCCTCCGCAGTGAAGACGCAGATGCGGAGGATGGACCCGTCGTTCAGCGAGAAGGCACTCGGCTACCGGTCGTTCAACGACTTCCTGCGCTCGCGCGACGACATCGCCGAGCTCGAGGAGAGCGGCCACGAGCGGATGGTGCGGTTGCGGGAGGCCTGA
- a CDS encoding DUF4166 domain-containing protein, with amino-acid sequence MEHVPQSPYLRALGEHRTQLHPALRTYFSAIPRGQVGVGEGVFERVGTPRRWLWPVLRMLQRHSVVHAGWDHDVPFTIHNRTIAGKAIGIRTLHLPSGDWTMKDAVSARPRGRVVDQLGEPTTLAVSFDVTVDGDALALRSATVGIRLGRVRIALPRFLAPVVRLRESAEKRAGRQHVSLTVDMPLIGRLYEYEGSFSYALEEDAR; translated from the coding sequence ATGGAACACGTGCCTCAGTCCCCGTATCTGCGGGCGCTGGGAGAACACCGCACTCAGCTGCATCCGGCCCTGCGCACCTACTTCTCCGCGATCCCCCGCGGGCAGGTGGGCGTCGGCGAGGGCGTGTTCGAGCGGGTCGGCACGCCGCGTCGCTGGCTGTGGCCGGTGTTGCGGATGCTGCAGCGCCACTCGGTCGTGCATGCCGGCTGGGACCACGATGTGCCGTTCACGATCCACAACCGCACGATCGCGGGGAAGGCGATCGGCATCCGCACCCTGCATCTGCCCTCCGGCGACTGGACGATGAAGGATGCCGTCAGTGCCCGCCCTCGCGGCAGGGTCGTGGATCAGCTCGGCGAGCCGACCACGCTGGCCGTCTCCTTCGATGTGACCGTCGACGGCGACGCGCTCGCCCTGCGCAGCGCGACGGTCGGCATCCGTCTGGGTCGCGTGCGCATCGCACTGCCCCGGTTCCTGGCCCCGGTCGTGCGGCTGCGTGAGAGCGCGGAGAAGCGCGCCGGGCGGCAACACGTCTCGCTGACGGTGGACATGCCGCTGATCGGCCGGCTGTACGAGTACGAGGGCTCGTTCAGCTACGCACTCGAGGAGGATGCGCGATGA
- a CDS encoding sulfurtransferase: MTTRQSPLISAAELRERLDEVHVLDARWQLGRDDGYEQHLAGHIPGAVFIDVERELSRHGEPAEGRHPLPDDTALAASARRWGIRSGVPVVIYDDVRMLAASRAWWALRRAGLHDVRVLDGGWPAWLAVGGEAETGAVPTPEGDVALTSPGRAGTIDTDGVAGWPQTGVLLDARAAERYRGETEPIDPIAGHIPGARNLPIGRMLTDDGCFRPASDIAAAFDEVGVDGTIPVAAYCGSGITAAQLALAGAIVGRELTVYPGSWSAWSNTPGLPVAVGEA, encoded by the coding sequence ATGACGACCAGGCAGAGTCCGCTGATCTCGGCGGCCGAGCTGCGGGAGCGGCTGGACGAGGTGCACGTGCTCGACGCACGCTGGCAGCTGGGGCGCGACGACGGTTATGAGCAGCATCTGGCCGGCCACATCCCCGGTGCGGTCTTCATCGATGTGGAGCGCGAGCTGTCGCGCCATGGCGAGCCCGCTGAAGGTCGGCATCCGCTGCCTGATGACACCGCCCTCGCGGCCTCCGCCCGACGCTGGGGCATCCGTTCCGGCGTCCCGGTCGTGATCTACGACGACGTGCGGATGCTGGCGGCGTCGCGCGCCTGGTGGGCGCTGCGCCGTGCGGGTCTGCACGATGTGCGGGTGCTGGACGGCGGCTGGCCGGCTTGGCTTGCTGTGGGCGGAGAGGCCGAGACCGGAGCAGTGCCGACGCCGGAAGGCGATGTGGCGCTCACTTCGCCTGGTCGTGCGGGAACCATCGACACGGATGGCGTCGCCGGCTGGCCCCAGACGGGTGTGCTGCTCGATGCGCGCGCGGCCGAGCGGTACCGCGGCGAGACCGAGCCGATCGATCCGATCGCGGGGCACATCCCCGGGGCACGGAACCTTCCGATCGGACGCATGCTCACCGATGACGGGTGCTTCCGACCGGCATCCGACATCGCCGCCGCATTCGACGAGGTCGGGGTCGACGGGACCATACCCGTCGCGGCATATTGCGGCTCGGGAATCACCGCGGCGCAGCTCGCACTCGCCGGCGCCATCGTCGGGCGGGAGCTGACCGTGTACCCGGGTTCATGGAGCGCCTGGTCGAACACACCCGGGCTGCCCGTCGCCGTCGGCGAGGCCTGA
- a CDS encoding heavy metal translocating P-type ATPase yields the protein MHRDPAHEHHDHSGGHGDHPPEALPRDNASGHHDHHQAQAHPDHHAHAETATDARPDQHAAHDAHAGHAGHANHDAHADHDPGAHAGHSVAMFRNRFWVTLVLSIPVVIFSPMVAMIFGYHIPETGWTTWIAPVLGTVIFFYGGMPFLKGALREIRLRQPGMMLLIAMAITVAFLASWATSLGAGLDLDFWWELALLVVIMLLGHWLEMRALGGASSALDALAALLPDTAELVRADGTVEQVPSTDVATGDLVLVRAGGRVPADGTVETGFADMDESMVTGESTTVTRTAGDAVTAGTIATDSAIQVRVTAVGENTALAGIRRLVADAQASSTRAQALADRAAALLFYFAVTAAIITVIVWLIVGSPADAITRAVTVLIIACPHALGLAIPLVISIATERAARAGVLVKDRLALERMRSVDVVMFDKTGTLTEGRHAVTAATVVPGADPQRVFRLAAAAESPSEHPVARAIGAWAQEHAAGSAMPSVDAFRSEPGVGVTATVDGVEVRVGGPRLLDSLGLPIPEGIQAKVSEWESLGSSVLFAVIDGRIEGAFALQDVIRPESRAAIDELHRRGIRVGMITGDAQQVADAVAADLGIDEVFAGVLPGDKSDKVAELQNRGYKVAMVGDGVNDAPALARADVGVAIGAGTDVAIESAGIVLVSSDPRAVLSAIELSHASYRKMVQNLVWATAYNVISVPLAAGVLAPIGFTLPPAAAAVLMSLSTIIVALNAQLLRRHELDPEKLAPLQPTKRESALTH from the coding sequence ATGCATCGAGATCCAGCCCATGAGCACCACGACCACTCGGGAGGTCACGGCGATCACCCGCCGGAGGCGCTACCTAGGGACAACGCATCCGGCCACCACGACCATCATCAGGCACAGGCGCATCCTGATCACCACGCGCACGCTGAAACCGCTACCGACGCGCGTCCGGATCAGCATGCCGCCCACGACGCCCATGCGGGCCATGCGGGCCATGCGAACCACGACGCCCACGCAGATCATGACCCGGGCGCGCATGCCGGACACAGCGTCGCGATGTTCCGCAACCGGTTCTGGGTGACACTTGTGCTGTCGATTCCGGTGGTCATCTTCAGTCCGATGGTCGCGATGATATTCGGCTACCACATACCTGAAACCGGCTGGACGACATGGATCGCCCCGGTCCTTGGCACGGTCATCTTCTTCTACGGCGGCATGCCGTTCTTGAAGGGCGCGCTGCGGGAGATTCGGCTTCGGCAACCAGGCATGATGCTACTGATCGCGATGGCCATCACCGTCGCGTTCCTCGCATCCTGGGCCACGTCGCTGGGCGCTGGACTTGACCTCGACTTCTGGTGGGAACTCGCCCTGCTCGTGGTCATCATGCTCCTCGGGCACTGGCTGGAAATGCGCGCGCTCGGTGGGGCATCCAGCGCTCTTGATGCCCTCGCTGCGTTGCTACCCGATACCGCAGAGCTGGTCCGCGCAGACGGAACCGTGGAGCAAGTACCGAGCACCGATGTCGCAACGGGTGACCTCGTCCTCGTTCGAGCCGGAGGGCGCGTGCCCGCCGACGGCACTGTAGAAACTGGGTTCGCCGACATGGATGAGTCCATGGTCACCGGTGAATCAACGACCGTCACCCGCACAGCTGGAGACGCGGTCACCGCGGGCACCATCGCCACCGACTCCGCAATCCAGGTTCGTGTGACCGCCGTTGGCGAGAACACCGCCCTGGCTGGCATTCGTCGACTGGTTGCTGATGCGCAGGCATCGTCCACCCGCGCGCAGGCACTCGCCGACCGGGCAGCGGCCTTGCTGTTCTACTTCGCCGTCACCGCGGCCATCATCACCGTGATCGTGTGGCTCATTGTCGGTAGCCCCGCCGATGCAATCACTCGCGCCGTGACGGTGCTGATCATCGCGTGTCCGCACGCGCTGGGTCTTGCCATTCCGCTCGTGATTTCCATCGCAACCGAGCGCGCCGCTCGCGCTGGCGTTCTCGTCAAGGACCGTCTGGCGCTTGAGCGCATGCGCAGCGTCGACGTCGTCATGTTCGACAAGACCGGAACCCTCACCGAGGGTCGCCACGCGGTCACGGCGGCAACCGTCGTCCCGGGCGCCGACCCGCAGCGCGTCTTCCGGTTGGCTGCTGCCGCAGAATCTCCCAGCGAGCACCCGGTCGCCCGCGCCATCGGCGCATGGGCGCAGGAACACGCTGCCGGATCGGCCATGCCATCGGTGGACGCGTTCCGTTCCGAGCCGGGCGTAGGGGTCACAGCAACTGTGGATGGCGTCGAAGTGCGGGTTGGTGGACCGCGCCTGCTCGACTCACTTGGCCTGCCCATCCCCGAGGGTATTCAAGCGAAGGTCTCCGAATGGGAGTCGCTTGGATCGAGCGTCCTCTTCGCGGTTATCGACGGTCGCATCGAGGGCGCATTCGCGCTGCAAGATGTGATTCGTCCCGAGTCTCGCGCGGCCATCGATGAACTGCATCGACGTGGCATTCGCGTGGGCATGATCACCGGCGACGCCCAGCAGGTGGCGGATGCGGTTGCAGCTGACCTTGGCATCGATGAGGTCTTTGCGGGCGTTCTGCCTGGCGACAAGTCCGACAAGGTCGCCGAGTTGCAGAACCGCGGTTACAAGGTCGCGATGGTTGGCGACGGCGTGAACGATGCACCTGCTCTTGCCCGCGCGGATGTGGGTGTCGCGATCGGTGCGGGTACCGACGTCGCGATCGAGTCGGCAGGCATCGTCCTGGTATCGAGCGACCCGCGCGCCGTGTTGAGTGCGATCGAGCTTTCACACGCCTCCTACCGGAAGATGGTGCAGAACCTGGTGTGGGCAACCGCCTACAACGTGATCTCTGTGCCGCTGGCCGCAGGCGTGCTCGCGCCGATCGGTTTCACGCTCCCACCGGCCGCAGCCGCCGTGCTGATGTCGCTCTCCACGATCATCGTCGCCCTGAACGCTCAACTGCTCCGCCGTCATGAGCTGGACCCGGAGAAGCTGGCACCACTCCAACCGACGAAACGCGAATCCGCCCTGACCCATTGA